From Nicotiana tabacum cultivar K326 chromosome 22, ASM71507v2, whole genome shotgun sequence, one genomic window encodes:
- the LOC107767399 gene encoding RING-H2 finger protein ATL7-like, translating to MALQDPQTSNCCFSSARILSSALVPGDAVLVQISKGLDEETIQKLPVLLFGETYCKGTVKESECPICLGLFRDGEMVKLLPDCHHTYHAECIDKWLSSHSNCPLCRASLHLNSTTISVVTG from the exons ATGGCTTTACAGGACCCCCAAACCTCCAACTG CTGCTTTTCCAGTGCAAGAATATTAAGTTCTGCACTGGTACCTGGGGATGCAGTTCTAGTCCAAATCAGTAAGGGGCTTGACGAAGAAACTATTCAAAAGCTGCCAGTTCTCTTATTTGGTGAGACATATTGTAAAGGTACTGTCAAAGAAAGTGAATGCCCAATTTGTTTGGGGCTATTTAGAGATGGCGAAATGGTTAAGTTATTGCCTGATTGCCACCACACATATCATGCTGAATGTATAGATAAATGGCTCTCATCCCACTCAAATTGTCCTCTTTGCCGAGCTTCTCTCCATCTCAACTCTACTACAATTTCAGTAGTTACTGGATGA